In Aspergillus nidulans FGSC A4 chromosome II, a single window of DNA contains:
- a CDS encoding oxygenase MpaB family protein (transcript_id=CADANIAT00004040) — translation MTPRDVHTHWDLSFEWTELHRTAEQLRPLTFSYDKLADDCIAKLNELSPSEKYRPKAGEPPKKAPKRDLLALLEKHAKDDAKLEELWTEVNTVPDWVDWDQIQRGQEVFYRYGMPIMNVLQLPKLIRWDVGVNPTGTMAGEILTHLTGGFSAEVVRRRLLETLQFVLQVSLSVDSMKPGGAGHQSSVRVRLLHSSVRSRILRLVKERPEYYDLEAFGIPISDLDCIGTINTFSTSVVWIGLPRQGIYLREREIEDYIALWRLVAYYMGTPHNVFGDKPTAKAFMESIFEFEIDPKPIGQVLAKNIVIGLENTAPSFASKEFMEAMARHLNGDKLADRLDIPKTSLYYQTLIYGYCYFVMIIAYTNRIFPLFDKFWIAVRRKMYYSIIKDKEHGLGSETIFNFKYVPWFTRTTKLGTRKERNVSKPGIETFAQLGVLAVCALAATVIYGAAVGLHLLSLEKLLRV, via the exons ATGACCCCTCGAGACGTCCATACTCATTGGGATCTCTCGTTCGAATGGACGGAACTCCACCGGACTGCAGAACAACTGCGTCCATTGACCTTCTCATATGACAAACTAGCGGACGATTGCATCGCAAAGCTCAACGAGCTCTCGCCTTCAGAGAAGTATCGTCCAAAGGCTGGCGAGCCGCCGAAAAAGGCACCTAAACGTGACTTGCTAGCATTACTAGAAAAGCACGCAAAAGACGACGCCAAGCTCGAAGAGTTATGGACTGAAGTCAATACAGTCCCTGATTGGGTCGACTGGGATCAGATACAAAGAGGACAGGAGGTCTTTTACCGATACGGGATGCCAATCATGAATGTG CTTCAGCTTCCAAAGCTTATTAGGTGGGATGTGGGTGTTAATCCGACCGGGACCATGGCCGGAGAGATACTGACTCACTT AACCGGAGGGTTCTCTGCAGAAGTTGTCCGCCGAAGGCTGCTGGAAACTCTTCAGTTTGTCCTCCAGGTGTCCCTTTCTGTGGACTCTATGAAGCCTGGTGGAGCAGGCCACCAATCCTCTGTGAGAGTGAGGCTTCTACATTCCTCAGTTCGATCAAGGATCCTCAGACTTGTCAAGGAGAGGCCTGAGTACTACGACCTCGAAGCCTTTGGTATCCCGATCAGCGACCTCGATTGCATCGGGACCATCAACACGTTTTCAACCAGCGTGGTCTGGATAGGTCTCCCTCGACAAGGAATCTACCTGCGGGAGCGAGAGATCGAGGATTACATAGCCCTTTGGAGACTTGTGGCGTACTATATGGGCACTCCGCACAATGTCTTCGGAGACAAGCCGACTGCGAAAGCCTTTATGGAGTCGATTTTTGAGTTTGAAATTGACCCTAAACCGATTGGACAAGTTCTTGCGAAGAACATTGTCATTGGTCTTGAAAATACTGCGCCTAGCTTTGCGTCAAAAGAGTTTATGGAAGCTATGGCCAGACATCTTAACGGGGATAAGCTGGCTGATCGCCTTGACATCCCGAAAACGAGCCTGTATTACCAAACACTCATCTACGGCTACTGTTATTTTGTCATGATAATTGCGTATACGAATCGAATATTCCCGCTTTTTGACAAATTTTGGATTGCG GTTCGCCGGAAGATGTACTACTCAATCATCAAAGACAAGGAGCACGGCCTCGGCAGCGAAACgatcttcaacttcaaatACGTACCCTGGTTTACGCGCACCACGAAGCTAGGGACCCGCAAGGAAAGAAATGTGTCGAAGCCGGGCATCGAAACATTCGCGCAGCTAGGAGTTCTTGCCGTCTGTGCTCTAGCGGCGACTGTGATATACGGGGCCGCGGTAGGCTTACATCTGCTGAGTCTAGAGAAACTGTTGCGTGTCTGA
- a CDS encoding protein vmaA (transcript_id=CADANIAT00004041), translating to MAPSGKGSSSSEDAQLGAVFSVSGPVVVAENMIGCAMYELCRVGHDQLVGEVIRIDADKATIQVYEETAGLTVGDPVMRTGKPLSVELGPGLMETIYDGIQRPLKAISDESGSIYIPRGIKVNALDRKKKWDFKPGKYKVGDHITGGDIWGTVFENSLLNDHKILLPPRAKGTITRIAEAGSYTVEEQLLEIEFNGVKTTHGMMHTWPVRVPRPVNEKQSADSPFIVGQRVLDSLFPSVLGGTVCIPGAFGCGKTVISQSVSKFSNSDVIVYVGCGERGNEMAEVLMDFPELSIDIGGRKEPIMKRTCLIANTSNMPVAAREASIYTGITIAEYFRDQGKNVAMMADSSSRWAEALRELSGRLGEMPADQGFPAYLGAKLASFYERAGKSTALGSPEREGSVSIVAAVSPPVR from the exons ATGGCCCCCTCTGGAAAGggctcctcgagctctgaaGATGCCCAGCTCGGTGCTgtcttctccgtctccggCCCCGTTGTGGTCGCCGAGAACATGATCGGATGTGCCATGTACGAGTTG TGCCGAGTCGGTCATGATCAGCTAGTCGGAGAGGTTATTCGTATTGATGCGGATAAGGCTACTATCCAAGTCTACGAAGAAACAG CCGGTCTAACGGTCGGTGATCCCGTCATGCGAACTGGCAAGCCCTTATCCGTCGAGCTCGGCCCCGGTTTGATGGAAACGATCTATGACGGTATTCAGCGACCCCTCAAAGCCATTTCCGACGAATCGGGTAGTATTTATATTCCCCGCGGTATTAAAGTCAATGCGCTGGATcgcaagaagaaatgggaCTTCAAGCCCGGCAAGTACAAGGTCGGCGACCACATTACAGGCGGTGATATTTGGGGTACCGTTTTCGAGAACAGCTTGTTGAACGACCACAAAatcctccttcctccccgCGCAAAAGGTACGATCACCCGGATAGCGGAAGCCGGTAGCTACACTGTTGAAGAACAACTGCTGGAGATTGAATTCAACGGTGTCAAGACCACACATGGGATGATGCACACCTGGCCTGTCCGTGTCCCCAGGCCGGTCAACGAGAAGCAGTCCGCCGACTCGCCGTTCATTGTTGGCCAGCGTGTGCTAGACTCTCTATTCCCTAGTGTTTTGGGCGGTACCGTCTGCATTCCCGGTGCCTTTGGTTGCGGCAAGACTGTCATCTCTCAAAGTGTGTCCAAATTCTCGAACAGTGATGTCATTGTCTATGTCGGATGTGGTGAGCGTGGTAATGAGATGGCTGAAGTGTTGATGGATTTCCCAGAG CTCAGCATCGACATTGGTGGCCGCAAGGAGCCTATCATGAAACGTACATGCCTGATCGCCAACACCTCTAACATGCCTGTTGCTGCCCGTGAAGCGTCCATTTACACCGGCATCACCATTGCGGAGTACTTTCGTGACCAGGGCAAGAACGTGGCCATGATGGCAGACTCTAGTTCCCGATGGGCCGAGGCTCTGCGTGAGCTTTCTGGTCGTCTAGGAGAGATGCCGGCTGACCAAGGTTTCCCTGCCTACCTTGGCGCCAAGCTCGCCTCTTTCTACGAACGCGCTGGTAAGAGTACTGCTCTGGGAAGCCCCGAGCGAGAGGGAAGTGTTagcatcgtcgccgccgtcaGTCCGCCCG TACGATGA
- a CDS encoding uncharacterized protein (transcript_id=CADANIAT00004042), producing the protein MMKAFMGYHDEAQKAIAQGQSWPKVRDATTDIQTSLRNMKFEVPDNQEEVSAKYEKILQTMSERFASVSDE; encoded by the exons ATGATGAAGGCATTCATGGGCTACCACGATGAAGCACAGAAGGCGATCGCCCAAGGCCAGAGCTGGCCCAAGGTTCGTGACGCCACCACCGACATTCAAACCTCCTTGCGAAACATGAAATTTGAAGTTCCGGATAACCAGGAGGAGGTGTCTGCGAAG TATGAGAAAATTCTGCAGACCATGTCTGAGCGGTTTGCCTCTGTGTCGGATGAGTAG
- a CDS encoding dynamin-like GTPase VPS1 (transcript_id=CADANIAT00004043) → MASPTTGYSINVNDPSLISLVNKLQDVFSTVGVQNPIDLPQIAVVGSQSSGKSSVLENIVGRDFLPRGSGIVTRRPLILQLINKPSQTNGVKDEQLETTDKEANLDEYGEFLHIPGQKFYDFNKIRDEIVRETETKVGRNAGISAAPINLRIYSPNVLTLTLVDLPGLTKVPVGDQPKDIERQIRDMVLKYISKPNAIVLAVTAANQDLANSDGLKLAREVDPEGQRTIGVLTKVDLMDEGTDVVDILAGRIIPLRLGYVPVVNRGQRDIENKRPISYALEHEKNFFESHKAYRNKASYCGTPYLARKLNLILMMHIKQTLPDIKSRISSSLQKYSSELAQLGDSMLGNSANIILNIITEFSNEYRTVLEGNNQELSSVELSGGARISFVFHELYSNGIKAVDPFDQVKDIDIRTILFNSSGSSPALFIGTTAFELIVKQQIARLEDPSLKCISLVYDELVRILGQLLNKQLFRRYPMLKEKFHAVVIAFFKKAMEPTNKLVRDLIAMETTYINTAHPDFLNGHRAMAIVNERHAAAKPTQVDPKTGKPLPPRANSPSVEATTPDTNSSSGFFGSFWASKNKKKMAAMEAPPPNLKASAALSERESTEVEVIKLLITSYFNIVKRTMIDMVPKAIMYTLVQYSKEGMQRELLENMYRNAELDDLLKESDYTIRRRKECQQMVESLSRASEIVSQVQ, encoded by the exons ATGGCAAGCCCAACGACCGGCTACTC GATAAACGTCAACGACCCTAGCTTGATCTCACTGGTGAACAAGCTCCAAGATGTTTTCTCCACGGTCGGA GTTCAAAACCCCATCGATTTGCCCCAGATTGCAGTAGTTGGATCGCAGTCCAGTGGAAAGAGTTCAGTCTTAGAGAATATTGTCGGTCGCGATTT CCTCCCCCGTGGTTCTGGAATCGTCACTCGAAGACCTCTCATCCTGCAACTCATCAACAAGCCATCACAAACAAACGGTGTTAAGGACGAACAGCTCGAGACGACGGATAAGGAAGCGAATCTTGACGAGTATGGCGAGTTCTTGCACATTCCCGGCCAGAAGTTCTACGACTTCAACAAGATCCGTGATGAAATCGTTCGCGAAACCGAAACGAAGGTTGGCCGCAACGCTGGAATCTCCGCCGCTCCCATCAACCTGCGAATTTACTCTCCCAACGTCCTTACCCTGACACTCGTCGATTTGCCTGGTTTGACTAAGGTGCCGGTGGGCGACCAGCCGAAGGATATTGAGAGGCAGATCCGTGACATGGTTTTGAAATACATTAGCAAGCCAAATGCCATCGTTCTGGCTGTCACTGCTGCCAACCAGGATCTTGCCAACTCGGACGGACTGAAGCTCGCACGGGAGGTGGACCCGGAAGGTCAGCGCACCATTGGTGTGTTGACCAAAGTCGATCTCATGGACGAGGGTACAGACGTGGTAGATATTCTTGCTGGCAGGATTATCCCTCTGCGCCTGGGTTACGTTCCTGTGGTCAATCGTGGACAGCGCGACATTGAGAACAAGCGGCCTATTTCCTACGCGTTGGAGCACGAGAAGAACTTCTTTGAGAGCCACAAGGCGTACCGGAACAAGGCGTCTTACTGCGGAACGCCGTACCTCGCCAGGAAGCTCAACTTG ATCCTTATGATGCACATTAAGCAAACGCTGCCGGACATCAAATCTCGAATCTCGTCCTCGCTGCAAAAGTACTCGTCTGAACTGGCTCAACTCGGTGACTCCATGCTCGGCAACAGCGCCAACATCattctcaacatcatcacAGAATTTAGCAACGAGTACAGGACAGTTTTGGAGGGTAACAACCAGGAGCTTTCTAGCGTCGAGTTGTCTGGCGGTGCCCGTATCAGTTTCGTGTTCCACGAGCTGTACTCCAACGGTATCAAGGCGGTTGATCCCTTTGACCAGGTTAAGGACATTGATATCCGGACGATCCTCTTTAACTCGTCTGGTTCATCGCCCGCCCTTTTCATCGGAACTACAGCCTTCGAACTCATTGTCAAGCAGCAGATTGCCCGACTTGAAGACCCGAGTCTGAAGTGCATCTCTCTTGTCTATGACGAGCTTGTCCGCATCCTCGGTCAACTTCTGAACAAGCAGCTCTTCCGACGGTACCCAATGCTAAAGGAGAAGTTCCATGCTGTTGTTATCGCCTTTTTCAAAAAGGCTATGGAGCCCACAAATAAGTTGGTTCGCGATCTCATTGCAATGGAGACCACCTACATCAACACGGCCCACCCCGATTTCCTCAACGGGCACCGC GCCATGGCTATTGTCAACGAACGCCACGCCGCCGCTAAGCCGACCCAGGTGGACCCTAAGACTGGCAAGCCCCTGCCTCCCCGTGCTAACAGTCCCTCCGTGGAAGCAACTACCCCGGACACCAACAGCTCTTCCGGATTTTTTGGCAGCTTCTGGGCgtcaaagaacaagaagaagatggctgctATGGAGGCGCCCCCGCCAAACCTCAAGGCATCCGCCGCTCTTTCTGAGCGCGAAAGTACCGAAGTCGAAGTCATCA AGCTTCTTATTACCTCCTACTTCAACATTGTGAAGCGCACGATGATCGATATGGTCCCGAAGGCCATCATGTACACCCTTGTTCA ATACTCCAAGGAAGGCATGCAGCGCGAGTTGCTTGAGAACATGTACCGCAATGCCGAGCTAGACGACCTCCTCAAGGAAAGCGATTACACCATTCGGCGGCGGAAGGAATGCCAGCAAATGGTTGAGAGTCTCTCGCGCGCCAGCGAGATCGTCAGCCAGGTGCAGTGA
- a CDS encoding carbon-nitrogen hydrolase family protein (transcript_id=CADANIAT00004044) translates to MPRVAVIQWSIKNLAVEHNHATACEYIRSAAAQGAELAVLPEYHLFGWAPEDPLFATYASQTSKYLQAYQSLAKELNISIVPGTLVEKHPHPEQNSSEPVEGRDGDQDAYVLYNTAYFISNTGAILGRYRKKNIWHPEREYLTSSAMERHEVFDTPIGKVGLLICWDLAFPEAFRELISAGAEIVVVPTYWGRYDANPAALKHNPNSEALFLDSVLTARCFENTCAVIFANVAGEEQFLGMSRVVLPVVGPVAKMGNEEGVLVAELDMDLVKIAEENYRVRMDLGREGWYYSYRHSQGKLEGP, encoded by the exons ATGCCCCGCGTCGCTGTCATTCAGTGGTCAATTAAG AACCTCGCTGTGGAACACAACCACGCGACGGCATGCGAATACATTCGCTCTGCCGCTGCACAGGGCGCTGAGCTGGCAGTGTTACCTGA ATACCACCTCTTTGGCTGGGCACCAGAAGACCCGCTCTTCGCTACGTATGCCTCCCAAACATCAAAGTACCTGCAGGCTTACCAGTCCCTCGCCAAAGAGCTGAACATCTCCATTGTCCCGGGCACATTAGTGGAGAAGCATCCTCACCCGGAGCAAAACTCCTCTGAACCTGTAGAGGGTAGGGACGGAGATCAAGACGCCTATGTCCTCTATAACACAGCATACTTCATCTCCAACACTGGCGCCATCCTCGGCCGGTACCGGAAGAAAAACATCTGGCATCCCGAGCGGGAGTATTTGACTTCGTCTGCGATGGAACGGCATGAGGTCTTTGATACGCCGATAGGGAAGGTTGGATTGCTGATTTGCTGGGACTTGGCCTTCCCTGAGGCGTTCCGCGAACTAATATCTGCCGGGGCGGAAATTGTGGTTGTGCCCACTTATT GGGGTCGCTACGATGCCAACCCCGCAGCACTCAAACACAACCCAAACTCGGAAGCGCTCTTCCTCGACTCCGTGCTTACAGCGCGGTGCTTCGAGAATACTTGCGCCGTTATCTTCGCCAATGTTGCCGGCGAAGAACAGTTCCTGGGTATGTCGCGGGTTGTTCTCCCCGTCGTTGGGCCGGTCGCGAAGATGGGAAATGAGGAGGGGGTGTTGGTTGCAGAACTGGATATGGACCTTGTCAAGATTGCTGAGGAGAATTATAGGGTCCGAATGGACTTAGGGAGGGAAGGATGGTATTACTCTTATCGGCATTCGCAGGGTAAATTGGAGGGTCCGTGA
- a CDS encoding alpha/beta hydrolase (transcript_id=CADANIAT00004045) translates to MSIRKHMSHFRVIEHTVRAHHIRERLGAVKPGHENELRLAVKQYIPLDNPDPKDGDVTLIGAQANGFPKELYEPLWDDIYERLRSHNRRIRSIWIADVMQQGQSGIMNEGILGDDPDWHDHARDLFSMITQFRGEIRQPIVGVGHSMGGMQLAHLSLMHPSLFSALVLVDPTITRSNVGLKFAQASIYRRDLWRSRAEAVQKFNSNPFYQAWDKRVLEKWTQYGLRELPTLLYPITDRDGPGAVTLTTTKAQELFFYCRPSYIDERSGLRCGDPKEDMHPDDIDEDYPFYRPEPVLMFRRLPELKPPVLYIFGGKSELSTPEARREKMEITGTGLGGSGGVKAGAVEEVVLPAGHLVPMELAKESARATGDFVHSRLSQWEARVKRYQDAWRAVPQEERVQVDKQWEKHLGVSRRPKL, encoded by the exons ATGTCAATTCGTAAACATATGTCGCATTTCCGAGTAATCGAGCACACAGTCCGGGCTCATCATATTCGAGAGCGCCTGGGCGCAGTCAAACCAGGCCACGAAAATGAGCTCAGACTTGCCGTAAAGCAGTACATTCCGCTTGATAATCCAGATCCAAAAGATGGTGATGTCACCTTGATCGGGGCGCAAGCAAATGGCTTCCCAAAGGAGCTGTATGAGCCTCTGTGGGACGATATATACGAACGACTGCGAAGCCACAATCGCCGCATCAGATCCATCTGGATCGCGGACGTTATGCAACAAGGACAGAGTGGTATCATGAATGAGGGGATTCTGGGGGATGATC CCGACTGGCACGACCATGCGCGCGATCTCTTCTCGATGATAACCCAGTTCCGGGGCGAAATCCGCCAGCCAATTGTTGGAGTTGGGCACAGCATGGGCGGGATGCAACTAGCCCACCTCTCGCTTATGCACCCGTCCCTATTCAGCGCATTAGTTTTAGTTGACCCGACTATAACGCGCTCAAACGTGGGATTGAAGTTCGCACAGGCATCCATCTATAGACGGGATCTCTGGCGGTCTCGCGCGGAAGCAGTGCAAAAATTCAATTCTAACCCGTTCTACCAAGCATGGGATAAGAGAGTTCTTGAAAAATGGACGCAGTATGGACTTCGCGAGCTCCCTACGCTCCTGTATCCTATAACGGATCGGGATGGACCGGGAGCGGTGACGTTGACGACAACCAAAGCACAAGAGCTGTTCTTTTATTGCCGTCCCTCGTATATAGACGAGCGCTCTGGTCTTCGTTGTGGAGATCCAAAAGAAGATATGCACCCAGACGATATTGACGAAGATTACCCTTTCTACCGCCCAGAGCCGGTGCTGATGTTCCGCCGGTTACCCGAACTCAAGCCGCCTGTTCTCTATATCTTCGGTGGGAAGTCTGAACTGTCAACTCCAGAGGCgcggagggagaagatggagatcaCGGGAACAGGTTTGGGTGGGAGCGGCGGTGTAAAGGCTGGCGCAGTGGAAGAGGTTGTTTTGCCGGCCGGTCATTTAGTGCCCATGGAGCTTGCGAAGGAGAGTGCGCGGGCTACTGGAGACTTTGTTCATTCCAGACTGTCGCAGTGGGAGGCGAGAGTGAAGAGATATCAAGACGCTTGGCGGGCCGTTCCGCAGGAAGAGAGGGTCCAGGTTGACAAGCAATGGGAGAAACACTTGGGGGTTTCTAGACGGCCTAAGCTTTGA
- a CDS encoding uncharacterized protein (transcript_id=CADANIAT00004046), with protein sequence MEKEYPDDSLDKAPIREDAVFGEIREGGVNYRDVGWKGTTALMMKAQLGLGVLSIPQVFDTVGLIPGILIVLAISGMTGWSNWMVGVFKRRHPEVYGIDDVGRMLFGRIGFEVLGAAYTLLWIFVSGSGMLSVSIALNALSSHAICTAIFVAIAAVVGFGLSSIQTLAKMSWLAWVGTACIIVAVSTVTIAVGVQGHPPAIDGVVPEADYKLFNSPSFAEAMAAVSTVCLSYAGTPAFFNIAAEMKDPRLYTRALAISHSIITVIYIVCGTVVYYYCGSHVASPALGSAGALIKKICYGIALPGLVVSMVLLLHLPAKQIFVRMLRGSKHLTSHTLIHWVAWLGSTFAVALIAYIIASGIPVFSSLVSFVGALFGTPMCFQPFGCMWLYDNWGSGTSGKPLSWWFKVCWSSFMVLAGCLLTIAGTYGSIVGIIDSYNASGGSSAWSCANNDV encoded by the exons ATGGAGAAGGAATACCCCGACGACAGTCTTGATAAGGCTCCTATCAGAGAGGATGCGGTCTTTGGTGAAATCAGAGAAGGCGGCGTCAACTACCGCGAT GTTGGCTGGAAGGGAACGACAGCCTTGATGATGAAGGCCCAGCTGGGGCTGGGCGTTCTGTCTATCCCCCAGGTCTTCGACACAGTCGGCCTCATACCGGGGATCCTTATTGTGTTGGCGATTTCTGGAATGACCGGCTGGTCAAACTGGATGGTGGGCGTCTTCAAGAGGCGCCATCCAGAGGTGTACGGAATCGATGATGTTGGGAGGATGCTATTTGGCCGGATTGGCTTCGAAGTGCTGGGTGCGGCGTATACCTTGC TTTGGATTTTTGTCTCGGGATCTGGCATGTTGAGCGTGTCAATCGCCCTCAACGCCCTCTCCTCGCACGCCATCTGCACTGCAATCTTTGTGGCCATTGCCGCTGTTGTCGGGTTTGGGCTTTCGAGTATCCAGACCCTCGCCAAAATGAGCTGGCTTGCATGGGTAGGTACCGCCTGTATCATTGTTGCGG TGTCCACGGTAACAATTGCCGTCGGAGTCCAAGGCCATCCTCCCGCAATCGACGGCGTCGTACCCGAGGCTGACTACAAGCTGTTCAACAGCCCCAGCTTTGCTGAAGCCATGGCCGCGGTCTCGACGGTGTGCTTGAGCTACGCCGGAACGCCGGCGTTCTTCAACATTGCAGCCGAGATGAAAGACCCTAGGCTCTACACTCGGGCCCTTGCAATCTCCCACTCAATCATTACGGTCATCTACATCGTGTGTGGGACGGTCGTGTACTACTACTGCGGTTCTCATGTTGCATCGCCAGCGCTGGGCTCGGCAGGGGCgctgatcaagaagatcTGTTACGGTATCGCCCTGCCCGGCCTGGTCGTTTCCATGGTCCTCCTCCTTCAT CTACCCGCTAAACAGATCTTCGTCCGCATGCTCCGCGGCTCTAAACATCTCACATCCCACACGCTGATCCATTGGGTAGCCTGGTTGGGGTCGACCTTCGCTGTTGCTCTGATTGCCTACATAATCGCGAGCGGCATCCCAGTTTTTAGTAGCCTTGTCTCGTTCGTGGGCGCCCTGTTCGGAACACCGATGTGCTTCCAGCCTTTTGGGTGTATGTGGCTATATGATAACTGGGGCTCTGGGACGTCGGGTAAGCCACTAAGCTGGTGGTTCAAGGTCTGCTGGAGCAGTTTCATGGTTCTTGCCGGGTGTCTCTTGACTATTGCAGGGACGTACGGGTCTATTGTTGGTATTATCGATTCTTATAACGCCTCCGGGGGTTCAAGTGCATGGTCTTGTGCCAACAATGATGTCTAG
- a CDS encoding glycosyltransferase family 2 protein (transcript_id=CADANIAT00004047) — protein MFVQWATRCLPGFSILALLVLLLSTSDAMPGPWRDPAKDKSDSPELNLAQKIFILYSILVHLNTLLFTGRLSWALSYAFAETSKVLKRRDHSLSGAWKQSGPHDDPFSTALNKKSPRVSVAEVAEEVTHAIIIPNYNEDIDTLRETLNVLARHPRARSQYEIYLAMEQKEVCAAEKAEKLVFSFEKSFALIQPTFHPTGLPSEIAGKSSNVAFAARHIAQIHQAELEAGTCDVIITVMDADTNLWQDYFTEIRRLHYAHPTTSNRTLYSCPIIFDRNSNDSPILVRCADLLWSFAGLSTMYPGSTVSIPTSVYSLPLTLASTVGGWDSDPTSIGEDMHMMLKCYFETNGDLVSQVVHAPASQCNVSSEITRPGLRRKLDTCVARYRQALRHMWGALDTGFAARNTLRSVKSSDWRCLLLRPRHLGLMHLLWEAHFLPCHFTILLLFSMIYEQKARYTAPHMATALHPAITFTFTLTAFIRALSFIWMNICISLYNRWYKLCLDTRKQDTQLNSFSVNTGLSEGSGFSDRTPWYRLTFLLERIAFPVAGTVFGAVPTIHAVFMHFRTDRLVYRVSKKPAFVVAV, from the exons ATGTTTGTTCAGTGGGCAACTCGATGCTTGCCGGGCTTTAGTATCCTCGCTCTGCTCGTTCTCCTGCTGAGTACAAGCGATGCTATGCCAGGGCCATGGAGAGACCCGGCAAAGGACAAGTCTGACAGCCCTGAACTCAATCTAGCGCAGAAAATATTCATCTTGTACTCAATCTTAGTACATCTGAATACCCTTCTCTTCACTGGCCGTCTCTCGTGGGCCTTGTCGTACGCCTTCGCCGAGACATCCAAGGTGCTCAAACGGCGAGACCACTCGCTGAGCGGTGCTTGGAAACAAAGCGGCCCTCATGATGACCCATTTTCAACGGCGTTGAACAAGAAATCTCCTCGAGTTTCTGTTGCAGAGGTTGCAGAAGAAGTCACTCACGCCATTATCATCCCCAACTATAATGAGGACATCGACACTCTGCGAGAGACGCTCAACGTCCTCGCCCGCCATCCACGAGCACGATCACAGTATGAG ATATACCTGGCCATGGAGCAAAAGGAGGTCTGCGCTGCCGAAAAGGCCGAGAAGCTGGTGTTCTCGTTCGAGAAGTCTTTCGCTCTCATACAGCCGACCTTTCATCCAACAGGACTTCCGTCTGAAATAGCAGGGAAGAGCTCCAACGTCGCCTTCGCTGCACGCCATATTGCACAGATCCACCAAGCAGAGCTCGAGGCAGGTACCTGCGACGTGATCATCACTGTCATGGATG CCGACACAAACCTCTGGCAAGACTACTTCACTGAGATTCGACGCCTGCACTACGCCCATCCCACCACGTCAAACCGCACCCTCTACTCTTGCCCCATAATCTTCGACCGCAATTCCAATGACAGCCCTATTCTGGTCCGCTGCGCCGACCTTCTTTGGAGCTTTGCCGGGCTTTCGACCATGTACCCCGGCTCAACAGTATCGATTCCAACGTCCGTATATTCGCTCCCACTCACTCTCGCATCCACCGTTGGTGGCTGGGACAGCGATCCCACCTCCATCGGCGAGGATATGCATATGATGCTCAAGTGCTATTTCGAAACGAACGGCGACCTTGTCTCGCAGGTGGTTCACGCCCCGGCCAGCCAGTGCAATGTCTCCAGCGAGATCACCAGACCAGGACTGCGCCGGAAGCTGGATACCTGTGTTGCGCGGTACCGGCAGGCATTACGGCATATGTGGGGGGCTCTAGACACGGGGTTTGCGGCAAGAAACACCCTTCGCTCGGTAAAGTCTAGTGACTGGCGCTGTCTGCTTCTCAGACCAAGACATCTTGGTCTCATGCATCTCCTCTGGGAAGCGCATTTCCTTCCTTGTCACTTTACAATCCTTCTACTCTTCTCCATGATCTATGAGCAAAAGGCCCGGTATACGGCACCGCATATGGCAACCGCGCTGCACCCCGCCATAACATTCACATTCACACTTACAGCTTTTATACGGGCGTTATCGTTTATCTGGATGAATATCTGCATCTCGCTATATAACAGATGGTATAAGCTTTGCTTGGATACACGCAAACAAGACACTCAACTCAACAGTTTCAGTGTAAACACTGGACTTTCAGAAGGCTCAGGCTTCTCAGACCGCACACCCTGGTACCGCCTCACATTCCTTCTTGAGCGAATTGCCTTCCCAGTTGCAGGGACAGTATTCGGAGCTGTCCCAACAATTCATGCCGTCTTTATGCATTTCCGGACAGACAGGCTGGTGTATCGGGTTAGTAAGAAGCCAGCCTTTGTGGTGGCGGTCTGA